The sequence below is a genomic window from uncultured Stenotrophomonas sp..
AGCTGGAACGCCAATGCCGTCAGCTTCGGTGAGTACGGCCTGAAGGCAACCGCCCACGGCCAGCTGACCGCGCGCCAGATCGAAGCGGCTCGCCGCTCGATCAGCCGCTACGTCAAGCGCGGTGGCAAGATGTGGATCCGTGTGTTCCCCGACAAGCCCATCACCAAGAAGCCCATCGAAGTGCGTATGGGTGCCGGTAAGGGCGGCGTGGAATACTGGGTCGCGCAGATCCAGCCCGGCCGCATGATCTATGAAATCGAGGGTGTCTCCGAGGAAGTGGCACGCGAGGCGTTCCGCCTGGCCTCCGCCAAGCTCTCGGTCACCACCACTTTCGTGACCCGGACGGTGCGCTGATGGACATCAAACAACTCCGCGAGAAGTCGGCTGACGAACTCAAGGCCCACCTGGGCGACCTGCGCAAGGAGCAGTTCTCGCTCCGCATGCAGGCCGCCACCGGGCAGCTGCCGAAGACCCATGAAACCCGCCGGGTGCGCCGCGAGATCGCTCGCGTCAAGTACCTGATCGGCAGCACGAAGTAAGGATGGCTGCGATGAGCGAAAATACCGAAAAGACGCTGCGTACGGTCGTTGGCCGTGTCGTCAGCAACAAGATGGACAAGACGGTCACCGTGTTGGTGGAGCGCCAGGTCAAGCACGCCCTGTACGGCAAGTACATCAAGCGCTCGACCAAGCTGCACGCACACGACGCCGACAACGCCTGCAACGAAGGCGACGTCGTGCGCGTGACCGAGATTGCTCCGATGTCCAAGACCAAGAACTGGCGGGTGGTGGAAGTCGTCACCCGTGCGGCCGAATAAGGAGATCTGAATCATGATCCAGATGCAGAGCTACCTTGACGCCGCGGACAACTCCGGTGCCAAGGAACTGATGTGCATCAAGGTGCTGGGTGGTTCCAAGCGCCGTTACGCGCACATCGGTGACATCATCAAGGTCACCGTGAAGGACGCGATCCCGCGCGGCAAGGTCAAGAAGGGTGAGGTGTATGACGCCGTCGTGGTGCGTACCCGCAAGGGTGTGCGTCGCGCCGACGGTTCGCTGATCCGTTTCGACGGCAACGCCGCGGTCCTGCTCAACAACAAGCAAGAGCCGATCGGCACTCGTATCTTCGGGCCGGTGACCCGTGAGCTTCGTTCCGAGAAGTTCATGAAGATCGTCTCGCTCGCTCCCGAAGTGCTGTGAGCGACTAGGAGATAATCATGGCTAACCGTATCAAGAAGGGCGACCAGGTCGTCGTCAACACCGGCAAGGACAAGGGCAAGCAGGGCGAAGTCGTCCGCGTCGACGGCGACCGTGTGGTCGTTGCCAACGTGAACATCGTCAAGCGCCACACCAAGCCGAACCCGCAGGCGGGTGTCGCCGGCGGCGTGGTCGAGCGTGAAGCTTCGATCCATATCTCCAACGTCAATGTCCTGAACCCGGCTTCGGGCAAGGGCGAGCGCGTTGGCTTCAAGGTGCTGGAGGATGGACGCAAACTGCGTGTGTTCCGCTCCAGCGGTGAGGCGATTGACGCCTGAGGAATGAGCTGATGACTTCCCGTCTCGAAAAAATCTACAAGGAAGAAGTGGTGCCGGCGCTGATGAAGCAGTTCGGCTACACCAATCCGATGGAAGTGCCGAAGCTGGTCAAGGTCACCTTGAACATGGGCGTCGGCGAAGCCGCGACCAACAAGAAGGTGCTCGAAAACGCCGTCGCCGACATGGCAAAGATCACCGGCCAGAAGCCGGTGGTCACCAAGTCGCGCGTTTCGGTGGCTTCGTTCAAGATCCGCGATGGCTGGCCGATTGGTTGCAAGGTCACCCTGCGCCGCAACACCATGTTCG
It includes:
- the rplP gene encoding 50S ribosomal protein L16 (Evidence 2a : Function of homologous gene experimentally demonstrated in an other organism; Product type s : structure) gives rise to the protein MLQPKRTKYRKMFKGRNDGLSWNANAVSFGEYGLKATAHGQLTARQIEAARRSISRYVKRGGKMWIRVFPDKPITKKPIEVRMGAGKGGVEYWVAQIQPGRMIYEIEGVSEEVAREAFRLASAKLSVTTTFVTRTVR
- the rpmC gene encoding 50S ribosomal subunit protein L29 (Evidence 2a : Function of homologous gene experimentally demonstrated in an other organism; PubMedId : 10094780, 1092361, 12809609, 3892488; Product type s : structure) produces the protein MDIKQLREKSADELKAHLGDLRKEQFSLRMQAATGQLPKTHETRRVRREIARVKYLIGSTK
- the rpsQ gene encoding 30S ribosomal protein S17 (Evidence 2a : Function of homologous gene experimentally demonstrated in an other organism; Product type s : structure); its protein translation is MAAMSENTEKTLRTVVGRVVSNKMDKTVTVLVERQVKHALYGKYIKRSTKLHAHDADNACNEGDVVRVTEIAPMSKTKNWRVVEVVTRAAE
- the rplN gene encoding 50S ribosomal protein L14 (Evidence 2a : Function of homologous gene experimentally demonstrated in an other organism; Product type s : structure), with product MIQMQSYLDAADNSGAKELMCIKVLGGSKRRYAHIGDIIKVTVKDAIPRGKVKKGEVYDAVVVRTRKGVRRADGSLIRFDGNAAVLLNNKQEPIGTRIFGPVTRELRSEKFMKIVSLAPEVL
- the rplX gene encoding 50S ribosomal subunit protein L24 (Evidence 2a : Function of homologous gene experimentally demonstrated in an other organism; PubMedId : 2464692; Product type s : structure), which encodes MANRIKKGDQVVVNTGKDKGKQGEVVRVDGDRVVVANVNIVKRHTKPNPQAGVAGGVVEREASIHISNVNVLNPASGKGERVGFKVLEDGRKLRVFRSSGEAIDA
- the rplE gene encoding 50S ribosomal protein L5 (Evidence 2a : Function of homologous gene experimentally demonstrated in an other organism; Product type s : structure); translation: MTSRLEKIYKEEVVPALMKQFGYTNPMEVPKLVKVTLNMGVGEAATNKKVLENAVADMAKITGQKPVVTKSRVSVASFKIRDGWPIGCKVTLRRNTMFEFLDRLINISLPRVRDFRGVSGRSFDGRGNFNMGVKEQIIFPEIDFDAVDAIRGMDIAITTTAKTDAEAKALLAAFKFPFRN